One stretch of Rhipicephalus sanguineus isolate Rsan-2018 chromosome 10, BIME_Rsan_1.4, whole genome shotgun sequence DNA includes these proteins:
- the LOC119372680 gene encoding transmembrane protein 17-like codes for MASVRTLVEAVSETIFPGLHLSCSRSRAIAVKHGEELLTSLPLQMAVYFNLFYSPLWLVSRCLAFYIKVSILSLTQQTISAAILIMMTAVEPARLYLGYAGNLGEEMPALAGFWLLSVLLQLPLLAFLALGGARPLPLERAVDLPLALMLATQVVVAFGVIRRVTRSQARRFLRQAATSSVEALEQHLD; via the exons ATGGCGTCAGTGAGAACTCTGGTCGAAGCAGTTTCGGAAACGATATTCCCCGGCCTGCACCTCAGCTGCAGCAGATCAAGGGCGATTGCCGTAAAGCACG GTGAGGAACTGTTGACCAGCTTGCCGCTGCAAATGGCCGTCTACTTCAATCTTTTCTACTCTCCACTGTGGCTCGTATcccgctgtctcgccttctacaTCAAGGTGTCTATC CTGTCGCTCACGCAGCAGACCATCTCGGCGGCCATCTTGATTATGATGACAGCCGTGGAACCAGCACGGCTCTACCTGGGCTACGCAGGAAACCTTGGGGAGGAG ATGCCGGCGCTGGCGGGCTTCTGGCTGCTGAGCGTGCTGCTGCAGCTGCCCCTGCTGGCCTTCCTCGCTCTGGGCGGCGCCCGTCCTCTGCCTCTGGAGCGCGCCGTCGACCTGCCGCTGGCGCTGATGCTGGCCACGCAGGTGGTCGTGGCCTTCGGCGTCATCCGCCGCGTGACGCGCAGCCAGGCGCGACGCTTCCTGCGACAGGCGGCCACGTCCTCCGTGGAAGCGCTCGAGCAGCACCTCGACTGA